The following are encoded in a window of Streptomyces sp. Go-475 genomic DNA:
- a CDS encoding glyoxalase/bleomycin resistance/dioxygenase family protein has translation MEILGATLRVCVDDLETAIPFYERLAGGPAQRFERGGVQVAAIGCFLLMSGPPTELELLRKVAATIAVTDVEETHKVLTELGAHIIAGPIASPAGRNLIALHPDGSVYEYVDRRP, from the coding sequence ATGGAGATTCTGGGTGCCACACTGCGCGTCTGCGTCGACGACCTCGAGACCGCGATCCCCTTCTACGAGCGGCTGGCGGGCGGCCCGGCCCAGCGCTTCGAACGGGGCGGTGTCCAGGTGGCGGCGATCGGCTGCTTCCTGCTGATGAGCGGTCCCCCGACCGAGCTGGAGCTGCTGCGCAAGGTCGCCGCGACGATCGCGGTGACGGACGTCGAGGAGACGCACAAGGTCCTCACCGAACTGGGCGCCCACATCATCGCGGGCCCCATCGCCTCACCGGCGGGCCGCAACCTGATCGCGCTGCACCCGGACGGGTCGGTCTACGAGTACGTCGACCGCCGCCCGTGA
- a CDS encoding SDR family oxidoreductase, with protein sequence MRTTGTSHGHGRVVVVTGASGGVGRATARAFAARGDTVALLARGRKGLAAAADDVRRAGGEALVIGVDVSDAEAVEDAAQQVVDAYGRIDVWVNNAFTGVFAPFTEVDPDEFRRVTEVTYLGYVFGTRAALRHMLPRDRGTIVQVGSALAYRGIPLQSAYCGAKHAIQGFNESLRCELLHARSGVRTTMVQLPGLNTPQFDWVLNRMPGRARPVAPVYQPEVAARAVVHASAHARRREYWVGGSTAATLIANAIAPGLLDRYLARTNFDAQQDEGRPDGPANLWAPADGLHGQDFGAHGRFDDEATDDSPQQWASRNRGWVGAALTVGAGALAARRLVRR encoded by the coding sequence GTGCGCACGACAGGGACATCGCACGGGCACGGCCGGGTGGTCGTGGTGACCGGGGCCAGCGGCGGCGTCGGACGGGCCACGGCCCGGGCCTTCGCCGCCCGCGGCGACACGGTCGCCCTGCTCGCCCGTGGGCGCAAGGGACTCGCGGCCGCGGCGGACGACGTGCGCCGCGCGGGCGGCGAGGCGCTCGTCATCGGCGTGGACGTCTCCGACGCCGAGGCCGTCGAGGACGCCGCCCAGCAGGTCGTCGACGCGTACGGCCGCATCGACGTCTGGGTCAACAACGCCTTCACCGGGGTGTTCGCGCCGTTCACGGAGGTCGACCCGGACGAGTTCCGCCGCGTGACCGAGGTGACCTACCTCGGCTATGTGTTCGGCACCCGGGCCGCCCTGCGGCACATGCTGCCGCGCGACCGCGGCACGATCGTGCAGGTCGGCTCCGCGCTCGCCTACCGGGGCATCCCGCTGCAGTCGGCGTACTGCGGCGCCAAGCACGCCATCCAGGGGTTCAACGAGTCGCTGCGCTGCGAGCTGCTGCACGCCCGCAGCGGGGTGCGGACGACGATGGTGCAGCTGCCCGGCCTCAACACCCCGCAGTTCGACTGGGTGCTGAACCGGATGCCGGGCCGGGCCCGGCCCGTCGCGCCCGTGTACCAGCCGGAGGTCGCGGCCCGGGCGGTCGTGCACGCCTCGGCGCACGCGCGGCGCCGGGAGTACTGGGTCGGTGGCTCCACGGCCGCCACGCTCATCGCCAACGCGATCGCCCCCGGGCTGCTGGACCGCTATCTGGCGCGTACGAACTTCGACGCGCAGCAGGACGAGGGCCGGCCCGACGGCCCGGCCAACCTGTGGGCCCCGGCGGACGGACTCCACGGGCAGGACTTCGGGGCGCACGGGCGCTTCGACGACGAGGCCACGGACGACAGCCCACAGCAGTGGGCGTCACGCAACCGGGGCTGGGTGGGCGCGGCCCTCACCGTGGGAGCCGGAGCCCTGGCGGCACGCAGGCTGGTCCGCCGCTGA
- a CDS encoding GNAT family protein has product MPHTASRYLAEGPRVGIRHFTYEDGAEFTARARESKDLHHPWLFPPDTAQAYTAYASRLIEDPSKAGFLVCEKSDGAIAGFININNIVEGGFQSGALGYGAFAHAAGRGLMREGLDLVVRYAFGPLRLHRLEINVQPLNAASIALARGCGFRLEGFSPKMLFVDGAWRDHERWAITAEMVREPGRR; this is encoded by the coding sequence GTGCCGCACACCGCATCCCGCTACCTCGCCGAAGGCCCCCGGGTGGGCATACGCCACTTCACCTACGAGGACGGTGCCGAGTTCACCGCCCGCGCCCGGGAGAGCAAGGACCTGCACCACCCGTGGCTCTTCCCGCCCGACACCGCACAGGCCTACACCGCCTACGCGAGCCGGTTGATCGAGGACCCGTCCAAGGCCGGCTTCCTCGTCTGCGAGAAGTCCGACGGGGCCATCGCCGGGTTCATCAACATCAACAACATCGTCGAGGGCGGCTTCCAGTCCGGCGCGCTGGGCTACGGCGCCTTCGCGCACGCCGCCGGGCGCGGGCTGATGCGCGAAGGGCTGGACCTCGTCGTGCGGTACGCGTTCGGTCCGCTGCGGCTGCACCGGCTGGAGATCAACGTCCAGCCGCTGAACGCCGCGTCGATCGCCCTGGCCCGGGGCTGCGGGTTCCGCCTGGAGGGCTTCTCGCCGAAGATGCTCTTCGTCGACGGCGCCTGGCGCGACCACGAGCGCTGGGCGATCACCGCCGAGATGGTCCGGGAGCCGGGGCGGCGCTGA
- a CDS encoding LLM class F420-dependent oxidoreductase, with the protein MPEYGYFLSCEQYGPAELIEQARMAEQAGFQALWISDHYHPWNDAQGQSPFVWSVIGALSEAVSLPIETAVTCPTVRMHPAVVAQAAATSAVMTDNRFRLGVGSGEALNEHILGDHWPPAHVRLDMLEEAIQVMRRLFTGEEVNHHGPHYTVENARLYTVPDEPIPIDISGFGPAATQLASRVGDGYITIQPDETMVEQYRKGGGGGKLVSGGTKVCYGTDKDEAVRTVHRLWANEQLPGELGQVLPSPKHFEQAQQLVTEDMVRENRVCGDDVDEHVQELKRFADAGFDRVYVNQIGPDLRGFFDFYRTKVLPQLQAV; encoded by the coding sequence ATGCCCGAGTACGGTTACTTCCTCTCGTGCGAGCAGTACGGACCCGCCGAGCTGATCGAGCAGGCGCGGATGGCCGAGCAGGCCGGTTTCCAGGCGCTGTGGATCTCGGACCACTACCACCCGTGGAACGACGCGCAGGGCCAGAGCCCGTTCGTGTGGTCGGTGATCGGCGCGCTGTCCGAGGCGGTGTCGCTGCCCATCGAGACGGCGGTGACGTGCCCGACCGTGCGGATGCACCCGGCGGTGGTGGCACAGGCCGCGGCGACCAGCGCGGTGATGACGGACAACCGCTTCCGGCTGGGCGTGGGCTCCGGCGAGGCCCTCAACGAGCACATCCTGGGAGACCACTGGCCGCCGGCCCACGTCCGCCTCGACATGCTGGAGGAGGCCATCCAGGTGATGCGCCGCCTGTTCACCGGCGAGGAGGTCAACCACCACGGCCCGCACTACACGGTCGAGAACGCCCGCCTGTACACCGTGCCGGACGAGCCGATCCCGATCGACATCTCCGGCTTCGGCCCGGCGGCGACGCAGCTCGCCTCCCGCGTCGGCGACGGCTACATCACGATCCAGCCGGACGAGACGATGGTCGAGCAGTACCGCAAGGGCGGGGGCGGCGGAAAGCTGGTCAGCGGCGGCACCAAGGTCTGCTACGGCACGGACAAGGACGAGGCCGTGCGGACCGTGCACCGGCTCTGGGCGAACGAGCAGCTGCCGGGCGAGCTGGGTCAGGTGCTGCCCTCCCCCAAGCACTTCGAGCAGGCGCAGCAGCTGGTCACCGAGGACATGGTGCGCGAGAACCGGGTGTGCGGCGACGACGTGGACGAGCACGTGCAGGAGCTGAAGCGGTTCGCCGACGCGGGCTTCGACCGGGTCTACGTCAACCAGATCGGACCGGACCTGCGCGGCTTCTTCGACTTCTACCGCACGAAGGTGCTGCCCCAGCTCCAGGCCGTCTGA
- a CDS encoding CocE/NonD family hydrolase produces MSRRAPRSRALALALGAALAAPLALTPPAAAAASYSVTPLKFTVQAGGRACTVDADLYRPTGVDRDHPAPAVLGTNGFGGSKSDGSTDTIGKAFAQRGYVSLVYSGLGFGRSGCLISLDDPDIDGAAAAQLVDFLGGKRAADDGTTADFVTLDAPGDPRVGMIGGSYGGAVQLATAAVDHRLDALVPMITWNDLAYSLDPNNAVGGAGVPGVFKWQWTNGFYLMGEGQPLLQPSLDPSRINSLTCLHFVTQACRTVHTLNSGSYPADRTAELLAFAHRVSPVSYLHRVKAPTLLVQGQADTLFNLNEATATYRTLAAQGTPVKMIWQSWGHSGGLTGPATGELDLSRGNLETSYVGRRVLAWFDRHLRERTRVDTGPAFAYYRDWITDPDRTYATADRLPALSRTLYLSGDGTLVDDRAKVVRGSRGYANWPIPTSHSENSLAGLLGVPDSSPRDTKGTYLDWTGAPLERPLDVVGAPRATLKVRSPKAERTQNSGDAADKLVLFAKLYDVAPDGTRTLVRRLVAPVRVPDVTKSFTVTLPGIVHRYETGHRLRFVIAASDDAYFGNRGIKPVTVVSGPRETGVLRLPVAGP; encoded by the coding sequence GTGTCCCGACGCGCGCCCAGATCCCGCGCACTCGCCCTCGCCCTGGGCGCCGCCCTGGCCGCCCCGCTCGCCCTCACCCCGCCCGCGGCCGCGGCCGCCTCCTACTCCGTCACCCCGCTGAAGTTCACCGTCCAGGCCGGCGGACGGGCCTGCACCGTCGACGCCGACCTCTACCGCCCCACGGGCGTGGACCGCGACCACCCGGCGCCCGCCGTGCTCGGCACGAACGGCTTCGGCGGCAGCAAGTCGGACGGCTCGACGGACACCATCGGCAAGGCCTTCGCCCAGCGCGGCTACGTCTCCCTCGTCTACTCCGGACTCGGCTTCGGCCGTAGCGGCTGCCTCATCTCCCTCGACGACCCGGACATCGACGGCGCCGCCGCCGCGCAGCTGGTGGACTTCCTCGGCGGCAAACGCGCCGCCGACGACGGCACCACCGCCGACTTCGTCACCCTCGACGCCCCCGGCGACCCACGCGTCGGCATGATCGGCGGCTCCTACGGCGGCGCCGTCCAGCTGGCGACGGCCGCCGTCGACCACCGCCTCGACGCACTCGTGCCGATGATCACCTGGAACGACCTGGCCTACTCGCTCGACCCCAACAACGCCGTCGGCGGCGCCGGCGTGCCCGGCGTCTTCAAATGGCAGTGGACCAACGGCTTCTACCTCATGGGCGAGGGCCAGCCGCTGCTCCAGCCCAGCCTCGACCCGTCCCGGATCAACTCCCTCACCTGCCTGCACTTCGTCACCCAGGCCTGCCGCACCGTCCACACCCTCAACTCCGGGAGCTACCCCGCCGACCGGACCGCCGAGCTGCTCGCCTTCGCGCACCGCGTCTCCCCGGTGTCGTACCTGCACCGGGTCAAGGCGCCGACCCTGCTGGTCCAGGGGCAGGCCGACACGCTCTTCAACCTCAACGAGGCGACGGCGACCTACCGGACGCTCGCGGCGCAGGGCACCCCCGTGAAGATGATCTGGCAGTCCTGGGGCCACAGCGGCGGACTCACCGGCCCGGCCACAGGCGAACTCGACCTGTCCCGGGGCAACCTGGAGACCAGCTACGTCGGCCGGCGCGTCCTCGCCTGGTTCGACCGCCACCTGCGCGAGCGGACCCGCGTCGACACCGGACCCGCCTTCGCCTACTACCGCGACTGGATCACCGACCCGGACCGCACCTACGCCACCGCCGACCGCCTCCCCGCCCTCAGCCGCACGCTGTACCTCTCCGGCGACGGCACACTCGTCGACGACCGTGCCAAGGTGGTCCGCGGCAGCCGCGGGTACGCCAACTGGCCGATCCCCACGAGCCACTCGGAGAACTCGCTGGCCGGCCTCCTCGGCGTGCCGGACTCGTCGCCGCGCGACACCAAGGGCACCTACCTCGACTGGACCGGCGCACCGCTGGAACGGCCCCTCGACGTCGTGGGCGCTCCCCGGGCCACGCTGAAGGTCCGCTCCCCGAAGGCCGAACGCACGCAGAACTCCGGCGACGCCGCCGACAAGCTCGTCCTCTTCGCCAAGCTCTACGACGTCGCCCCCGACGGCACCCGCACCCTGGTGCGCCGCCTGGTCGCGCCGGTCCGCGTCCCGGACGTGACCAAGAGCTTCACCGTCACCCTGCCCGGCATCGTGCACCGGTACGAGACGGGGCACCGGCTGCGGTTCGTGATCGCGGCGAGCGACGACGCCTACTTCGGCAACCGGGGGATCAAGCCGGTGACCGTGGTCAGCGGACCGCGGGAGACCGGCGTGCTCCGCCTGCCGGTCGCCGGGCCCTGA
- a CDS encoding enolase C-terminal domain-like protein, with product MLLHRPVVSVYTVPTDAPEADGTLRWDSTTVVICEVAAGDETGTGWTYGPAPVGDVVTGQLAPLVEGMNALDIPAVHDAMCRSVRNAGRPGIAACAISALDIALWDLKARLLELPLARLLGVREEQVPVYGSGGFTTYHDTRLAAQLNGWVHGQHIPRVKIKIGEGWGREVARDLHRVRAARHVIGDDAELYVDANGAYTRKQAVRVGRVLAEHGVGWFEEPVSSDDLTGLRLVRDAVVCDVTAGEYGFDLPCLARMITAGAVDCLQVDATRCGGLTEFLRAAALAQAHGLEVSAHCAPHAHAAACAAIPNLRHIEWFHDHVRIEDMFFDGALDPTGGTIRPTQGPGHGLTLRTQEVEEYRVA from the coding sequence ATGCTGCTCCACCGACCGGTCGTCTCCGTGTACACGGTGCCGACCGACGCCCCCGAGGCGGACGGCACCCTGCGCTGGGACTCCACGACCGTGGTGATCTGCGAGGTGGCGGCGGGCGACGAGACCGGCACGGGCTGGACGTACGGGCCGGCGCCGGTCGGCGACGTCGTCACCGGGCAGCTCGCCCCGCTCGTGGAGGGCATGAACGCCCTGGACATCCCGGCCGTGCACGACGCGATGTGCCGCTCGGTGCGCAACGCCGGCCGCCCGGGCATCGCGGCCTGCGCCATCTCGGCGCTGGACATCGCCCTGTGGGACCTCAAGGCCCGGCTGCTGGAACTCCCGCTGGCCCGGCTGCTGGGCGTGCGCGAGGAGCAGGTGCCGGTGTACGGCAGCGGGGGTTTCACGACGTATCACGACACGCGTCTGGCCGCGCAGCTCAACGGCTGGGTGCACGGGCAGCACATCCCGCGCGTGAAGATCAAGATCGGCGAGGGGTGGGGCCGCGAGGTGGCCCGCGACCTGCACCGGGTGCGGGCCGCTCGTCATGTCATCGGTGACGACGCCGAGTTGTACGTCGACGCCAACGGCGCCTACACCCGCAAACAGGCGGTGCGGGTGGGCCGGGTCCTCGCCGAGCACGGCGTGGGGTGGTTCGAGGAGCCGGTCTCCTCCGACGACCTGACGGGCCTCAGGCTGGTCCGGGACGCGGTGGTGTGCGATGTGACGGCCGGGGAGTACGGCTTCGACCTGCCCTGCTTGGCCCGGATGATCACGGCCGGGGCGGTCGACTGCCTCCAGGTCGACGCGACGCGCTGTGGCGGCCTGACCGAGTTCCTGCGCGCGGCCGCCCTGGCCCAGGCCCACGGCCTGGAGGTCTCCGCGCACTGCGCCCCGCACGCACACGCGGCGGCGTGCGCCGCGATCCCGAACCTCCGCCACATCGAGTGGTTCCACGACCACGTCCGCATCGAGGACATGTTCTTCGACGGCGCCCTGGACCCCACCGGCGGCACGATCCGCCCCACCCAGGGGCCGGGCCACGGACTCACCCTGCGCACGCAGGAGGTGGAGGAGTACCGCGTCGCCTAG
- a CDS encoding phage holin family protein, with amino-acid sequence MKPLDHLEHLDKHLVDELAQVARETVRDELREQTRKQRRKAALYAASGALALYAGAALALAVGLALALGLPDWAAALITAVILGAAAFVLRGMARPSRPGGGHAAGGRFPGRGEAGQAAAGGMPYPPVPPAPPAGAAPGTVPPRPTDDPDVPHHRA; translated from the coding sequence ATGAAGCCGTTGGATCACCTGGAGCATCTGGACAAGCACCTGGTCGACGAGCTGGCACAGGTGGCGCGCGAGACCGTACGGGACGAACTGCGCGAGCAGACCCGCAAGCAGCGCCGCAAGGCCGCGCTGTACGCCGCGTCCGGTGCCCTCGCCCTGTACGCGGGCGCGGCCCTCGCGCTCGCCGTGGGCCTGGCCCTCGCCCTCGGCCTGCCCGACTGGGCCGCGGCGCTGATCACCGCCGTGATCCTGGGAGCGGCGGCGTTCGTGCTGCGCGGCATGGCCCGGCCGTCCCGCCCGGGCGGCGGGCACGCGGCCGGTGGGCGGTTCCCGGGCCGTGGGGAAGCGGGCCAGGCGGCCGCCGGGGGCATGCCGTATCCGCCCGTGCCGCCCGCCCCGCCCGCCGGGGCCGCCCCGGGCACCGTGCCCCCGCGGCCCACGGACGACCCGGACGTACCCCACCACAGGGCGTGA